One window of Thermocoleostomius sinensis A174 genomic DNA carries:
- a CDS encoding peptidylprolyl isomerase: MSSETFLTIDEQPISIGQVLNYLQASRKLDAFIGDIVRQFVIERALQSRSDLEVNPAVIEQAIVDFRLQNQLTDSDAFQEWLTENALTYEAFHNQISLSFKFKRLKEVVTESKLQEYFIERKVFLDRVVLSRIIVTDKELADELYSQLQEGASFEQLAREYSITDDRIMNGMVGPVSRGTMPDMLRSAADLAKPGDVVGPLHLEDRWGLFRVEDVLPASLDQPQLQQGLQDELFEQWLAEKMQSLPIKLQIGA; encoded by the coding sequence ATGTCCTCCGAAACTTTTCTGACAATTGACGAACAGCCCATTTCCATTGGGCAAGTGCTGAACTATTTGCAAGCTAGTCGCAAGCTGGATGCGTTTATTGGGGATATCGTGCGGCAGTTCGTCATTGAGCGTGCATTACAGTCACGAAGCGATTTAGAGGTAAATCCGGCGGTCATTGAGCAGGCGATCGTTGATTTTCGCTTACAAAATCAGTTGACCGATTCTGACGCGTTTCAAGAGTGGTTGACTGAAAATGCCTTAACCTATGAAGCATTCCATAACCAAATCTCACTAAGTTTTAAGTTTAAGCGACTCAAAGAAGTCGTGACAGAGTCGAAACTACAAGAATATTTTATTGAACGCAAAGTTTTTCTCGATCGGGTGGTACTGTCTCGAATTATCGTCACAGATAAGGAACTTGCTGACGAGTTGTACAGCCAACTCCAAGAGGGAGCATCGTTTGAACAGCTAGCCCGCGAGTATTCTATTACTGACGATAGAATCATGAACGGCATGGTGGGCCCCGTTAGCCGAGGCACAATGCCAGATATGCTACGATCGGCGGCTGATTTGGCAAAACCGGGTGATGTGGTGGGCCCACTCCATCTGGAAGATCGCTGGGGGCTATTTCGAGTAGAAGACGTGCTGCCGGCCTCGCTCGATCAGCCACAGCTTCAGCAGGGCTTACAAGATGAACTCTTTGAACAGTGGCTCGCTGAAAAAATGCAATCGTTACCCATCAAGCTACAAATAGGGGCATGA
- a CDS encoding glycosyltransferase family 4 protein produces the protein MPPQFYHVAAFLISAVVVLLTTPLVRKIGLKKGFFDAPGGRKIHSRPMVRLGGVSIFLGTLIALLCIWWTGGFGVLPPDKEYEIWGVTIGGLAFFLIGLADDLFSLSPHLRLFLQVAVACCAWQVGVQIEFLTVPFVGLVLLPVWISLPLTVTWLVGMVNAINWIDGLDGLAAGVSGIAAVVMLVVCLFMNQPAAALIAAALAGSALGFLRYNFNPAQIFMGDGGAYFMGFTLAGVGVVGLVKSVTTVAVLLPYLILAVPILDMSAVIFDRIRNGRSPFIADKRHLHHRLLKAGLSQRLTVLFIYTLTLWVGTLALAFSGIPSGFTYAIAATVLLSYTGWKVRQHARQQ, from the coding sequence ATGCCCCCTCAGTTCTATCACGTTGCTGCATTCCTGATTTCTGCGGTGGTCGTCCTCTTGACCACACCGTTGGTCAGAAAAATCGGATTAAAAAAAGGTTTTTTTGATGCTCCTGGTGGGCGTAAAATTCACAGTCGTCCAATGGTGCGCTTGGGCGGTGTTTCTATTTTTTTGGGTACGTTGATTGCGCTGCTATGTATTTGGTGGACTGGCGGCTTTGGGGTGCTTCCCCCCGATAAAGAGTACGAGATTTGGGGTGTGACGATCGGTGGTTTAGCGTTTTTCTTAATTGGGCTAGCCGATGATCTCTTTAGCCTCTCTCCGCATCTCCGGCTATTTTTACAGGTGGCAGTGGCTTGTTGTGCTTGGCAGGTAGGGGTACAGATTGAGTTTCTCACGGTTCCGTTTGTGGGTCTAGTACTGTTACCCGTATGGATCAGCTTGCCGCTCACTGTTACTTGGCTCGTTGGGATGGTAAATGCCATTAACTGGATTGACGGCTTAGATGGCTTGGCGGCGGGTGTTTCTGGAATTGCGGCGGTTGTGATGCTGGTGGTGTGTTTGTTTATGAACCAGCCAGCCGCGGCGTTAATTGCTGCTGCCCTAGCGGGGAGTGCTCTAGGATTTCTGCGCTACAACTTCAATCCGGCCCAGATTTTTATGGGCGATGGCGGAGCCTATTTCATGGGGTTTACCTTGGCCGGCGTCGGCGTAGTTGGGTTGGTAAAAAGTGTGACAACGGTGGCGGTTCTACTGCCTTATTTGATTCTGGCAGTACCCATTCTAGACATGTCAGCGGTCATTTTCGATCGCATTCGTAACGGACGTTCTCCCTTTATTGCTGATAAACGCCACCTACATCACCGCTTGCTGAAAGCTGGACTATCACAACGGTTAACCGTCTTATTCATTTACACCTTAACCTTATGGGTGGGAACCCTGGCGCTGGCTTTTTCTGGCATTCCAAGTGGCTTTACCTACGCGATTGCCGCTACGGTGCTGCTGAGTTATACGGGCTGGAAGGTTCGACAACACGCTCGGCAACAGTAG
- the holB gene encoding DNA polymerase III subunit delta' has product MSSPLEHLFEHLFNDLIGQPQAVELLTRAIAQNRIAPAYLFTGASGIGRSVAARCFAQRLLTPPSRLSTSDPPTPLCRRIQQGNHPDLLWVEPTYLHQGKRISAAEAAALGVKRRSPPEIRLEQIRDIARFLSRPPLEAPRSVVVVEQAETMAEAAANGLLKTLEEPGRATLILIAPSADALLPTLVSRCQRIPFQRLDAVAMRQVLNHTNHAEILQRSDIIALAQGSPGAAIAHWQQLQTIPSDLLSAATHQPTSLRESLDLARQITQTLDVETQLWLLDYLQHHYWHQQGRSNRLQQLETARRQLLQFVQPRLVWEVMLGKMREQG; this is encoded by the coding sequence ATGTCTTCGCCTCTCGAACACTTATTTGAGCACTTATTTAATGACTTAATTGGGCAGCCGCAGGCGGTTGAACTCTTAACTCGTGCGATCGCTCAAAATCGCATTGCCCCAGCCTATCTATTTACCGGAGCATCCGGCATTGGACGCAGTGTGGCAGCCCGTTGCTTTGCTCAACGGCTCCTCACCCCTCCTTCCCGACTCTCGACTTCCGACCCTCCAACCCCACTTTGCCGGCGCATTCAGCAAGGCAATCATCCCGACCTCTTATGGGTAGAACCAACGTATCTCCATCAGGGCAAACGTATTTCTGCGGCTGAAGCAGCCGCACTAGGAGTAAAACGCCGATCGCCCCCAGAGATTCGCCTAGAGCAAATTCGAGACATCGCCCGGTTTCTCAGTCGTCCGCCGTTGGAAGCTCCTCGATCGGTGGTGGTGGTGGAACAAGCAGAAACGATGGCAGAAGCTGCCGCCAACGGTCTTTTGAAAACCTTGGAAGAACCCGGACGCGCCACCTTGATTTTGATAGCGCCCAGCGCCGATGCTCTGCTGCCAACGCTAGTGTCCCGTTGTCAACGCATTCCATTTCAGCGCCTCGATGCTGTCGCCATGCGACAAGTGCTGAATCACACAAACCATGCTGAGATTCTACAACGCTCCGATATTATTGCCCTGGCCCAAGGTAGCCCCGGAGCAGCAATCGCCCACTGGCAGCAGCTTCAGACGATTCCTTCAGACCTGTTATCGGCAGCCACTCATCAACCCACCTCGCTACGAGAGAGTTTAGATCTAGCCCGACAAATTACGCAAACGCTAGATGTTGAAACCCAATTGTGGCTTTTGGATTATCTTCAGCATCACTATTGGCATCAGCAGGGGCGATCGAACCGTTTGCAGCAGTTGGAAACCGCTCGACGGCAGTTGCTTCAGTTTGTGCAACCGCGTTTGGTGTGGGAAGTAATGTTGGGAAAGATGCGAGAGCAAGGCTAG
- a CDS encoding M16 family metallopeptidase, producing the protein MQLDRFSFSSLFRWQRWLAVLLAVVLVWSGIPAVAIAQTRPQPSIQPYLDGVADRITEFTLKNGMKFIVMERHQAPVVSFMTYVNVGAAEEEPGKTGAAHFLEHLAFKGTTRIGTTNYEAERPLLDRLDELFEQIQTAKAAGQTETVATLQQEFDQVQIEAAKYVKQNEYGQIVEQSGGVGLNATTSADATRYFYSFPANKLELWMSLESERFLEPVFREFYEEKDVILEERRTRTDNSPIGKMIEVFLETALEGHPYGRPVIGYEEDIRNLTRQDIQDLFDAHYTPDNIVVAVVGDVQPNRVKQLAEAYFGRYQARDRSPALDVPMLQQNAPKEVTLEFPSEPWYFEGYLRPGIDSPDNAIYDVISSLLVGGRTSRLYRSLVEQKQIALNVDFISNFPGNRFSNVVLMYALSAPGHTLDEIADAFAAEIELLKREPVSAQELDRVKTQTRAGVLKALASNQGMASLLAEYEAKTGSWRNLFDDLKTVEAITAQDVQRVAQDLFQPTKLTIGKLITANTSPVSTPTPNP; encoded by the coding sequence ATGCAACTCGATCGATTTTCTTTTTCAAGCCTGTTTCGATGGCAGCGTTGGCTTGCTGTGCTATTGGCGGTGGTTCTAGTTTGGAGCGGCATTCCAGCGGTGGCAATCGCTCAAACCCGACCACAACCCAGCATTCAACCCTACTTAGATGGCGTTGCCGATCGCATCACCGAATTCACCCTCAAAAATGGCATGAAGTTTATTGTCATGGAGCGACACCAAGCCCCTGTGGTGTCCTTTATGACCTATGTGAATGTGGGAGCAGCAGAAGAAGAACCTGGAAAAACCGGAGCCGCGCACTTCCTGGAGCACTTAGCCTTTAAGGGAACCACTCGCATTGGCACAACCAACTATGAAGCGGAACGGCCCTTACTCGATCGCCTCGATGAACTATTTGAGCAAATTCAGACTGCTAAAGCCGCTGGACAAACCGAGACAGTGGCAACGCTTCAGCAAGAGTTTGATCAGGTTCAAATTGAAGCAGCCAAGTATGTCAAGCAAAACGAATATGGTCAAATTGTCGAGCAATCCGGGGGTGTGGGACTTAATGCCACCACTTCAGCCGATGCGACGCGCTATTTCTACAGTTTTCCGGCCAATAAGCTAGAACTGTGGATGTCACTAGAGTCGGAACGCTTTTTAGAACCAGTGTTTCGCGAGTTTTACGAAGAAAAAGACGTAATTTTGGAAGAACGCCGCACTCGCACCGACAATTCACCGATCGGCAAAATGATCGAGGTCTTTCTGGAAACGGCGTTAGAAGGCCATCCCTATGGGCGTCCGGTGATTGGTTACGAAGAAGACATCCGCAACTTAACCCGGCAAGACATTCAAGATTTGTTTGACGCCCACTATACCCCCGATAATATTGTGGTTGCTGTGGTGGGAGATGTGCAGCCGAATCGAGTGAAACAGCTAGCTGAAGCGTATTTCGGGCGTTATCAAGCCCGCGATCGATCGCCTGCTCTCGACGTGCCGATGCTGCAACAGAATGCTCCTAAGGAAGTGACGCTAGAGTTTCCTTCGGAACCTTGGTATTTTGAAGGGTATTTGCGTCCAGGAATCGACAGTCCCGACAATGCCATTTATGATGTTATCTCCAGTTTGCTGGTGGGGGGACGCACCTCGCGGCTATATCGATCGCTGGTGGAACAGAAGCAAATTGCCCTCAACGTTGATTTCATTAGCAACTTTCCCGGTAATCGCTTCTCGAATGTGGTGTTGATGTATGCGCTGTCGGCTCCAGGACACACCCTGGACGAAATTGCCGATGCCTTTGCGGCTGAAATTGAACTCCTGAAGCGCGAACCTGTTTCAGCTCAGGAACTCGATCGGGTGAAAACGCAAACGCGGGCGGGTGTGCTGAAAGCATTGGCATCAAACCAGGGCATGGCAAGTTTGCTGGCAGAGTATGAAGCCAAAACCGGCAGTTGGCGCAATTTATTTGATGACCTAAAAACGGTGGAAGCCATCACCGCTCAGGACGTGCAGCGCGTGGCCCAAGACCTATTCCAGCCCACCAAGCTAACGATCGGTAAGCTCATTACCGCCAACACCTCACCTGTTAGTACCCCAACCCCCAATCCCTAA
- a CDS encoding Get3/ArsA fold putative tail anchor-mediating ATPase NosAFP codes for MARILTFLGKGGTGRTTVAIAAAKQCAAQGNRVLFAGQDPSPALSLLVGVPLSAEPQSIATNLDAVQLQSTVLLERAWEELKQQEAKYLRTPILKSVYGQELSILPGMDTALALNAIREYDSGDRYDVIVYDGNGDQATLRMLGMPETLSWYFRRFRQVFLDSDLGKTISPFIQPISAAVLNVNWSGDIFSQPAANQASTIVDQGKAALADPNRVAAYLVTTADAGAIATAKYLWGSAQQVGLTVGGVLLNQSETTEGMRSDFAPLSINTIPTRSGDEWQPLMQAMPDFTKAAQAPKPITINVAERKVSLFLPSFDKKQVKLTQSGPEVTVEAGDQRRNIALPPELRGKQVTGAKFQDNYLIISF; via the coding sequence ATGGCACGAATTCTGACGTTTTTGGGGAAAGGCGGCACTGGTCGCACAACGGTGGCAATTGCGGCAGCTAAGCAATGTGCAGCCCAAGGCAATCGGGTGTTATTTGCCGGACAAGATCCTAGCCCTGCCCTCAGCTTGCTAGTGGGCGTGCCTCTCAGTGCCGAACCACAATCGATCGCGACCAATCTAGATGCAGTGCAACTTCAAAGCACAGTGCTGCTGGAACGTGCTTGGGAAGAGCTGAAGCAGCAGGAAGCCAAGTATTTGCGCACACCCATCTTAAAGAGCGTCTACGGCCAAGAGCTAAGTATTTTACCCGGCATGGATACGGCCCTTGCCCTCAATGCCATTCGCGAGTATGACAGCGGCGATCGCTATGACGTGATTGTGTATGACGGCAACGGCGACCAAGCCACCCTGCGGATGTTGGGAATGCCCGAAACCCTAAGCTGGTATTTCCGTCGCTTTCGCCAAGTGTTTCTTGATTCTGATCTAGGCAAGACAATTTCACCCTTTATTCAACCGATTTCTGCGGCGGTGCTCAATGTTAATTGGTCGGGTGATATTTTTTCGCAGCCTGCCGCCAATCAAGCCAGCACGATTGTTGACCAAGGCAAAGCCGCTCTGGCTGACCCCAATCGGGTTGCGGCCTATCTGGTGACAACGGCTGATGCGGGAGCGATCGCCACCGCCAAATACCTATGGGGCAGTGCACAACAGGTGGGCCTTACGGTCGGTGGTGTGTTGTTGAACCAGTCCGAAACTACGGAAGGGATGCGATCGGACTTTGCGCCGCTGTCAATTAACACCATTCCAACTCGCAGTGGCGACGAGTGGCAGCCGTTGATGCAGGCAATGCCCGATTTTACCAAAGCGGCACAAGCACCCAAGCCAATTACCATTAACGTTGCCGAACGAAAGGTCTCGCTGTTTTTACCCAGCTTCGATAAAAAACAGGTGAAATTAACCCAATCTGGACCAGAAGTAACCGTGGAAGCAGGGGATCAACGACGCAATATTGCATTACCGCCAGAACTGCGGGGAAAACAAGTAACAGGGGCCAAATTTCAAGACAATTACCTGATCATTTCGTTTTGA
- a CDS encoding RNA recognition motif domain-containing protein codes for MSIYIGNLSYEVTQEDLSQVFAEYGTVKRVQLPTDRETGRMRGFAFVEMETESEEESAIEALDGAEWMGRDLKVNKARPREERRPSGGNSWGGNNRGGSRRY; via the coding sequence ATGTCGATTTACATTGGTAACTTGTCCTACGAGGTCACTCAGGAAGATCTCTCCCAGGTTTTTGCAGAATATGGCACGGTTAAACGAGTGCAATTGCCGACCGATCGCGAAACTGGTCGGATGCGAGGCTTTGCCTTCGTAGAGATGGAAACTGAGTCTGAGGAAGAATCAGCCATTGAAGCTTTGGATGGCGCAGAATGGATGGGGCGCGATCTCAAGGTCAACAAGGCCAGACCCCGCGAAGAGCGTCGCCCATCAGGTGGCAATAGCTGGGGCGGCAACAACCGAGGCGGATCTCGTCGCTACTAA
- a CDS encoding group I truncated hemoglobin — translation MSTLFDKLGGSAGVELAVDKFYDRVLSDDRIKHFFDGVDMKRQRAHQRAFLTYAFGGASHYNGRHLREAHQQLVKERGLSREHFNAVAEDLIATLQEMGVSQDLIDEVAAVVAAPQNQQDVLNQ, via the coding sequence ATGAGTACGTTATTTGACAAATTGGGCGGCAGTGCAGGGGTTGAGCTAGCGGTTGATAAGTTTTACGATCGCGTATTGAGTGACGATCGCATCAAACATTTTTTTGATGGAGTAGACATGAAGCGCCAACGGGCCCATCAACGTGCTTTTCTCACTTATGCCTTTGGAGGTGCGTCTCATTACAACGGTCGCCATTTGCGAGAAGCCCACCAACAGTTGGTGAAAGAAAGAGGATTGAGCCGCGAACATTTTAATGCAGTGGCCGAAGATTTAATTGCCACCCTTCAAGAGATGGGTGTTTCTCAAGACTTGATTGATGAAGTGGCAGCAGTGGTAGCAGCCCCGCAAAATCAGCAGGATGTTCTCAATCAATGA
- the petP gene encoding cytochrome b6f subunit PetP — protein sequence MEIGQKVRVRRLRDRTSQEVVKRLGKTGIIREFRVVDGSGLGIVVKFDDNFTTWFFEDELEVIG from the coding sequence ATGGAAATAGGTCAAAAAGTTCGAGTGCGGCGTTTACGCGATCGCACTTCACAGGAAGTTGTTAAACGCCTGGGTAAAACAGGAATCATTCGAGAATTTAGAGTGGTCGATGGCAGTGGTCTAGGCATTGTCGTGAAGTTTGATGATAATTTCACGACCTGGTTTTTTGAGGATGAATTGGAAGTAATCGGTTAA
- the hisF gene encoding imidazole glycerol phosphate synthase subunit HisF has product MLAKRILPCLDVKSGRVVKGVNFVDLRDAGDPVELAQVYNDAGADELVFLDITATHEDRNIIIDVVYRTAEQVFIPLTVGGGIQSLDTIKQLLRAGADKVSLNSAAVRDPELVNRASDRFGNQCIVIAIDARRRTDPTNPGWDVYVRGGRDNTGIDAIAWAKDVEQRGAGELLVTSMDADGTQAGYDLDLTRTIAEHVQIPVIASGGAGNCHHIYQALTEGKAEAALLASLLHYGQLTVAQIKDYLLEHQVPVRMNRADWIEQP; this is encoded by the coding sequence ATGTTAGCGAAGCGCATTTTGCCTTGTTTAGATGTCAAGTCGGGTCGTGTTGTCAAAGGCGTTAATTTTGTAGATTTGCGAGATGCGGGCGATCCGGTCGAGCTAGCTCAGGTATATAACGATGCCGGAGCCGACGAACTTGTATTTCTGGATATCACAGCAACCCACGAAGACCGCAACATTATTATTGATGTGGTGTACCGCACGGCTGAACAGGTATTCATTCCGCTGACAGTGGGTGGTGGTATTCAGTCATTGGACACGATCAAACAATTACTGCGAGCCGGGGCTGATAAGGTGAGCCTCAATTCTGCGGCAGTGCGCGATCCAGAATTGGTCAATCGAGCCAGCGATCGGTTTGGCAATCAATGTATTGTCATCGCCATTGATGCACGGCGGCGGACTGACCCCACAAACCCTGGCTGGGATGTGTATGTGCGAGGTGGACGAGACAATACGGGGATAGATGCGATTGCCTGGGCCAAAGACGTTGAACAACGCGGTGCAGGTGAATTGCTGGTGACAAGCATGGATGCTGACGGTACACAGGCAGGGTATGACTTAGATCTAACTCGGACGATCGCTGAACATGTGCAAATTCCAGTGATTGCTTCGGGCGGAGCAGGCAACTGTCATCACATTTATCAAGCGTTGACCGAGGGCAAAGCCGAGGCTGCGCTGCTAGCTTCGCTGTTGCACTATGGGCAGCTAACTGTTGCGCAAATTAAGGATTATTTGCTCGAACACCAAGTTCCAGTTCGGATGAATCGTGCAGATTGGATTGAACAGCCCTAG
- a CDS encoding M16 family metallopeptidase: MQRSIRSQHWLRYGFITLIITLAIGLGRSPALAVTPRHYTELQLPPAPEVTLPDYTRYELDNGMKVYLLEDHELPLVYGSAMIYTGSRLEPGEEAGLASITGDVMRSGGTQAHPPDVLNQLLEQRAASVETSIDITAGSASFSALTEDTEDVMGLFAEVLRQPAFPQDRIDLAKNQWRGSIARRNDNPQNIADREFQKLIYGADSPYARTVEYTTLDNISRDDVVSFYQQSFQPQNILLGIVGDFDTNAMKSLIEAEFGDWRSSAYTTPRPNFNPPTQLISARSVNSEITQAKQGGIFFVDQPQLTQSSVQIGHLGGKFNSPDYPALSVMNEVMNGLGGRLVNEVRSRQGLAYSVYAYWSPRFDYEGMFVGGGQTRSETTVPFIKSTLAEIEQIRTAPVTDAELARAKDSVLNAFIFNFQTPSQILSRIMRYDYYGYPQDFIFQYQKQVEATTIDDVQRAAQANLNPDKIVTLVVGSAAAINPPLSSLTPDAQVTQIDVTIPQMGG; this comes from the coding sequence ATGCAAAGGTCAATTAGAAGTCAGCACTGGCTTCGCTACGGATTCATCACCCTCATAATCACGCTCGCGATTGGGCTAGGTCGATCGCCTGCCTTGGCTGTGACACCACGCCACTATACCGAGCTACAGTTACCGCCTGCCCCAGAAGTAACCCTGCCCGACTATACTCGCTATGAGTTAGACAACGGCATGAAAGTGTACTTGCTGGAAGATCATGAATTGCCGCTGGTTTACGGCTCAGCCATGATTTATACAGGCAGTCGATTGGAACCTGGCGAAGAAGCCGGACTGGCCAGTATCACAGGCGATGTCATGCGCAGCGGCGGCACGCAAGCCCATCCTCCTGATGTGCTGAATCAACTGCTGGAACAGCGAGCCGCTTCTGTGGAGACCAGCATTGATATCACCGCAGGCAGTGCCAGCTTCAGCGCCTTAACCGAAGATACTGAAGACGTGATGGGACTCTTTGCCGAGGTGTTGCGGCAACCTGCTTTTCCGCAAGATCGAATTGATCTGGCGAAAAACCAGTGGCGTGGATCGATCGCCCGTCGCAACGACAATCCTCAAAACATTGCCGATCGTGAGTTCCAAAAGCTAATTTACGGAGCCGACAGCCCCTACGCTCGCACGGTGGAGTATACGACGCTCGACAACATTTCGCGGGACGATGTGGTGAGTTTCTATCAACAATCGTTTCAGCCGCAAAACATCTTGCTGGGCATTGTGGGTGATTTCGACACTAACGCTATGAAGTCGTTGATTGAAGCTGAGTTTGGCGATTGGCGTTCTAGTGCCTATACAACTCCTCGACCAAACTTCAACCCACCGACGCAACTCATTTCTGCTCGTTCTGTGAATTCTGAAATTACTCAAGCGAAACAAGGGGGTATATTTTTTGTTGATCAACCACAACTCACCCAAAGCAGTGTGCAAATTGGTCACTTGGGCGGAAAATTCAATAGCCCGGACTATCCAGCCCTCTCGGTAATGAACGAAGTGATGAATGGATTAGGGGGACGGTTAGTGAATGAAGTGCGATCGCGCCAGGGCTTGGCCTACTCGGTGTATGCCTATTGGTCACCTCGGTTTGACTATGAAGGCATGTTTGTGGGAGGCGGACAAACGCGATCGGAAACGACCGTTCCATTCATTAAATCAACCCTGGCAGAAATTGAACAAATTCGCACTGCGCCTGTTACTGATGCTGAATTGGCCCGCGCCAAAGATTCGGTCTTAAATGCGTTCATTTTTAACTTCCAAACACCATCACAAATTTTGTCACGCATTATGCGCTATGACTATTATGGCTATCCTCAAGACTTTATCTTTCAGTATCAAAAACAAGTAGAAGCTACCACGATCGACGATGTGCAACGGGCGGCTCAAGCTAACTTAAACCCGGACAAGATTGTGACATTAGTGGTAGGCAGTGCTGCTGCTATCAACCCACCGTTGAGTAGCCTGACGCCCGATGCGCAAGTAACGCAAATTGATGTGACGATTCCACAAATGGGCGGCTAG
- a CDS encoding competence/damage-inducible protein A has protein sequence MTEDNRSAEVISIGTELLLGEILNTNAQFLAQELAQLGIPHYYQTVVGDNPLRIQKAVAIACERSRLLIFTGGLGPTPDDLTTETLAELFNVPLVERPEVLEDMARKFAQRGRVMVPSNRKQALLPQGAEILPNPTGSAPGMIWSPRAGLTILTFPGVPSEMKAMWRQTAVPYLMSQGWGQEIIYSRTLRFWGVAESTLAEKVAPLLQLTNPTVAPYAGNGEVRLRVSTKAPNEATALATIDPVVQQIQAIAGADCFGVDDDSLASVVGKLLMSKQQTVAVAESCTGGGLGHLLTTIAGSSIYFKGGVIAYDNQVKVNLLGVKPDTLVQQGAVSEDVACQMAVGVRDRLGTTWGLSITGIAGPDGGTETKPVGLVYIGVAESNQSAKAVRFQFGSFRGRDWVRWLSACSALDLLRRQLL, from the coding sequence ATGACTGAAGACAACCGCAGCGCTGAAGTGATTTCGATCGGGACAGAGCTCCTGCTTGGGGAAATTCTCAATACTAATGCTCAGTTTTTGGCACAGGAGTTGGCCCAGCTTGGCATTCCGCACTATTACCAAACAGTAGTGGGTGATAATCCACTACGAATTCAGAAAGCGGTAGCCATTGCTTGCGAGCGATCGCGCTTGTTGATTTTCACTGGGGGATTAGGGCCCACACCAGACGATTTGACCACCGAAACGTTAGCAGAATTGTTCAATGTGCCACTTGTCGAGCGTCCAGAAGTTTTGGAAGATATGGCGCGCAAGTTTGCGCAGCGGGGGCGGGTGATGGTTCCCAGCAATCGTAAACAAGCACTGTTGCCCCAAGGGGCAGAGATTTTGCCGAATCCAACAGGTAGTGCACCGGGGATGATTTGGAGTCCTCGTGCCGGATTGACGATTCTGACTTTTCCAGGTGTGCCCAGTGAAATGAAGGCAATGTGGCGACAGACAGCGGTTCCCTATTTGATGAGCCAGGGATGGGGACAGGAGATTATTTACAGTCGCACGCTGAGGTTTTGGGGCGTGGCCGAATCTACCTTAGCCGAGAAAGTAGCGCCGTTGCTGCAATTGACCAACCCGACTGTGGCCCCTTACGCCGGTAATGGTGAAGTCAGACTGCGCGTTTCGACTAAAGCACCCAACGAAGCCACTGCCCTTGCCACGATCGATCCAGTGGTGCAACAAATTCAAGCGATCGCTGGAGCCGATTGTTTTGGAGTGGATGACGATTCGCTGGCATCAGTTGTGGGGAAACTGCTGATGTCCAAACAGCAAACTGTGGCGGTGGCTGAATCTTGTACAGGGGGCGGTTTGGGGCATTTGCTCACCACTATTGCGGGCAGTTCCATCTATTTCAAAGGCGGCGTCATTGCCTACGACAATCAGGTCAAAGTAAATTTATTGGGTGTTAAGCCAGACACCTTGGTGCAACAGGGAGCTGTCAGCGAGGACGTTGCTTGTCAGATGGCGGTGGGTGTGCGCGATCGACTAGGTACAACGTGGGGATTGAGCATTACTGGCATTGCTGGACCGGATGGCGGCACAGAGACTAAACCTGTGGGCTTGGTCTATATTGGTGTGGCAGAATCAAATCAATCAGCTAAAGCGGTTCGGTTTCAGTTTGGAAGCTTTCGCGGCCGCGATTGGGTGCGGTGGTTAAGTGCCTGTAGTGCCTTGGATTTGCTGCGGCGACAATTACTCTAG